The Lentzea guizhouensis genome contains a region encoding:
- a CDS encoding helix-turn-helix transcriptional regulator, producing MLDTSARLLKLLSLLQSPRDWSGPELAERLSVTTRTVRNDVDRLRTLGYPVHATPGVAGGYRLGAGASLPPLLLDDDEAVAIALSLGTQDSETAGRALKKLEQVLPSRLRHRVSTLQEYTVGTAKELDPDAMVAIVNACRARERLRFDYVKFDGTEDRREVEPYRLVHARGRWYLVAWDVGRQDWRTFRADRVRPRVPTGPRFTARELPDLETYLAKGLATAAWRFRTTVTVHAPAEEVAAKVPAALVEAVDERTCRMTAGSDTPQMLAVYLGMLDADFEVHGPPELVQHLGKTADRFRNAIDTAGHG from the coding sequence GTGCTGGACACGTCGGCGAGGTTGCTGAAGCTGTTGTCGTTGTTGCAGTCCCCGCGGGACTGGTCGGGCCCGGAGCTGGCCGAGCGGCTGAGCGTGACGACGAGGACCGTGCGCAACGACGTGGACCGGCTGCGCACCCTCGGGTACCCGGTGCACGCGACGCCGGGTGTGGCCGGCGGCTACCGGCTGGGCGCGGGTGCGAGCCTGCCGCCGTTGCTGCTCGACGACGACGAGGCCGTGGCGATCGCGCTGAGCCTGGGCACGCAGGACTCCGAGACCGCGGGCCGGGCGCTCAAGAAGCTCGAGCAGGTGCTGCCGTCGCGGTTGCGGCACCGGGTCTCCACGCTGCAGGAGTACACCGTCGGCACCGCGAAGGAGCTGGACCCGGACGCGATGGTGGCGATCGTCAACGCCTGCCGCGCCCGTGAGCGGCTGCGGTTCGACTACGTGAAGTTCGACGGCACCGAGGACCGCCGCGAGGTCGAGCCCTACCGGCTGGTGCACGCGCGGGGCCGCTGGTACCTGGTGGCGTGGGACGTGGGCAGGCAGGACTGGCGCACGTTCCGCGCCGACCGGGTACGCCCGCGCGTGCCGACCGGGCCGCGGTTCACCGCACGTGAGCTGCCGGACCTGGAGACCTACCTGGCGAAGGGCCTGGCGACGGCGGCGTGGCGGTTCCGCACGACCGTGACGGTGCACGCGCCGGCCGAGGAGGTCGCGGCGAAGGTGCCGGCGGCGCTGGTGGAGGCGGTCGACGAGCGCACGTGCCGGATGACGGCCGGGTCGGACACACCGCAGATGCTGGCGGTGTACCTGGGGATGCTGGACGCGGACTTCGAGGTGCACGGCCCGCCGGAGCTCGTTCAGCACCTGGGAAAGACGGCTGACAGGTTCCGCAACGCGATCGATACTGCGGGGCATGGGTAA
- a CDS encoding DinB family protein produces the protein MDEKEQLHQHLTTAREALLWKLDGLSDYDARRPLTPTGTNLLGLVKHAAGVELNYFGRVFDRPFPSPPRWSTAAADPASDMYASADETRTSVLDFYAGVRTFADATITALPLDAPGHVSWWHPDRRSVTLRSVLVQVAVELHRHAGHADIVRELVDGSIGMQQGNDNLPTATPDWWAAHHANLEEIARRSWQGEAHVQ, from the coding sequence ATGGACGAGAAGGAGCAGCTGCACCAGCACCTGACCACCGCGCGCGAGGCGTTGCTGTGGAAGCTCGACGGCCTGTCCGACTACGACGCGCGCCGCCCGCTGACCCCGACCGGCACGAACCTGCTGGGCTTGGTCAAACACGCCGCCGGAGTCGAGCTGAACTACTTCGGCCGCGTCTTCGACCGCCCCTTCCCGTCCCCGCCGCGCTGGTCCACCGCGGCCGCCGACCCGGCCTCCGACATGTACGCCTCCGCTGACGAGACCCGCACGTCGGTCCTGGACTTCTACGCCGGGGTCCGCACCTTCGCCGACGCCACCATCACCGCCTTGCCCCTCGACGCCCCCGGCCACGTGTCCTGGTGGCACCCCGACCGCCGCTCGGTGACCCTGCGCTCGGTCCTCGTCCAGGTCGCGGTCGAACTGCACCGCCACGCCGGCCACGCCGACATCGTCCGCGAGCTCGTCGACGGCAGCATCGGCATGCAGCAGGGCAACGACAACCTCCCCACCGCCACCCCCGACTGGTGGGCCGCCCACCACGCGAACCTGGAGGAGATCGCCCGCCGCTCGTGGCAGGGTGAGGCCCATGTCCAGTGA
- a CDS encoding DinB family protein yields MSSDPKADLHRYLKAARESLLWKLEGLSDYDVRRPLTPTGTNLLGLVKHLAGVEQGYFGDCMGRPFGETWPWLDNGEPNADMFATADESREHILALHARATAFADSSIDELPLDAPGVVPWWPEDRKHVTLHLLLVHVIAETNRHCGHADILRETLDGTAGLRAAVSNLPDGQDWPAHWNRVEQAAKEAASRT; encoded by the coding sequence ATGTCCAGTGATCCCAAAGCCGACCTGCACCGCTACCTGAAAGCCGCCCGCGAGTCCCTGCTCTGGAAGCTCGAAGGCCTCTCCGACTACGACGTGCGCCGCCCCCTGACTCCCACCGGCACCAACCTCCTCGGCCTCGTCAAACACCTCGCCGGCGTGGAACAGGGCTACTTCGGCGACTGCATGGGCCGCCCCTTCGGCGAAACCTGGCCATGGCTCGACAACGGCGAACCCAACGCCGACATGTTCGCCACCGCCGACGAGTCCCGCGAGCACATCCTCGCCCTGCACGCCCGCGCCACCGCCTTCGCCGACAGCTCCATCGACGAACTGCCCCTGGACGCCCCCGGCGTCGTCCCGTGGTGGCCGGAAGACCGCAAACACGTCACCCTGCACCTGCTGCTCGTGCACGTGATCGCCGAAACCAACCGCCACTGCGGCCACGCCGACATCCTGCGCGAAACCCTGGACGGCACCGCCGGCCTCCGCGCGGCCGTGTCGAACCTGCCCGACGGCCAGGACTGGCCCGCGCACTGGAACCGCGTCGAGCAGGCAGCGAAGGAGGCCGCCTCCCGCACCTGA
- a CDS encoding ABC transporter permease yields MVAVLGFFLFRVVPGDPVVSMTRGRPTTAAMQAELRAQFGLDRPLLEQFWTYFTGLLQGDLGMSYTFRRPVAEVILERLGPTLLLVGTGTLIAVLAGLWLGIRAAWRRDTAFDRVTTGVSLTLWAVPTFWLGMLLMMVTGDLFPSRGMRDTDTAPDFFSQALDVGHHLVLPSITLVAVVAAEYMLVMRSSLLEEMHAPYLTTARAKGLRDDLVRRRHAVPNAVLPAITLVFLRFGLVVGGAITTETVFSWPGLGLLFYDALTGPDYFLLQGLLVVTAGAVVVMNLLADLLHGVLDPRVKVA; encoded by the coding sequence ATGGTGGCGGTGCTGGGTTTCTTCCTGTTCCGGGTGGTGCCGGGTGACCCGGTGGTGTCGATGACGCGCGGGCGGCCGACGACAGCGGCGATGCAGGCCGAGCTGCGGGCGCAGTTCGGCCTGGACCGTCCCCTGCTCGAACAGTTCTGGACGTACTTCACGGGGTTGCTGCAGGGCGATCTCGGGATGTCGTACACGTTCCGCCGGCCGGTGGCCGAGGTGATCCTGGAGCGGCTGGGTCCGACGCTGCTGCTGGTGGGCACGGGGACGTTGATCGCGGTGCTGGCGGGGCTGTGGCTGGGGATCCGGGCGGCGTGGCGGCGCGACACGGCGTTCGACCGGGTGACGACCGGGGTGTCGCTGACGTTGTGGGCGGTGCCGACGTTCTGGCTCGGCATGCTGCTGATGATGGTGACCGGCGACCTGTTCCCCTCCCGGGGCATGCGCGACACCGACACGGCACCGGACTTCTTCTCGCAGGCGCTCGATGTCGGCCACCACCTGGTGCTGCCGTCGATCACGCTGGTCGCGGTGGTGGCGGCGGAGTACATGCTGGTGATGCGGTCGTCGTTGCTGGAGGAGATGCACGCCCCGTACCTGACGACGGCGCGGGCGAAGGGGCTGCGCGACGACCTGGTGCGCCGCCGCCACGCGGTGCCCAACGCGGTGCTGCCGGCGATCACGCTGGTGTTCCTGCGGTTCGGCCTGGTGGTGGGCGGGGCGATCACAACCGAGACGGTGTTCTCCTGGCCGGGGCTGGGGTTGTTGTTCTACGACGCGCTGACCGGGCCGGACTACTTCCTGCTGCAGGGGCTGCTGGTGGTGACCGCGGGGGCGGTCGTGGTGATGAACCTGCTCGCGGACCTGCTGCACGGGGTCCTGGATCCACGGGTGAAGGTCGCATGA
- a CDS encoding ABC transporter substrate-binding protein → MRVKLCALVAAAAVLGAGTPVATAQQPTILKVAIVQQIDSMNPFLAVFQSSTEINRLMYDYLTAYAAQDQQVTEGLANRWETSADKLTWTFTVPEGKKWSDGQPITAHDVAFTYTLMMTDEVARTANGSFVANFESVTATDDRTVVIKTKAPQVTMLALDIPIVPRHVWEKIPSIKDHPNDQAPVVGSGPFVLTEHVAGQFIKLKANKDYWRGAPKYDELHFVYFQNSDAAVQALGKGEVDLVNRMAPAQFDSLEGKAGVTRNKAQGRRFTELLINPGAATRTGEPIGDGNPALKDVRVRRAIAQAIDMDALVARVNLGYAEPGGGLVPPVFTKWHWQPGEQEKRRFDPAAANAALDAAGVTRKADGTRLSLRLTGRAGRAYDEQASEYLKRSLGEVGIALDVRLVSDNQLNEATTAATYDLAFSGWSTNVDPDFILSLHTCSQRPGADGKGGTTDAYFCDETYDRLYAQQLSEFDEGKRVELVKQMQARFYDQVPAVVLAYDNALEAYRSDHFARFTTQPAQGGVIMAQHGVWGYYGAEPADARASAAGLSTTALVVGGVVLLGLVVVVFVVVSRRRATIGERE, encoded by the coding sequence GTGCGGGTGAAGTTGTGCGCGTTGGTCGCGGCGGCAGCTGTTCTGGGGGCCGGGACACCGGTCGCGACAGCGCAGCAACCGACGATCCTCAAGGTCGCGATCGTCCAGCAGATCGACTCGATGAACCCGTTCCTGGCGGTGTTCCAGTCGAGCACCGAGATCAACCGGCTGATGTACGACTACCTGACCGCCTACGCCGCGCAGGACCAGCAGGTCACCGAAGGCCTCGCGAACAGGTGGGAGACCTCGGCCGACAAGCTCACGTGGACCTTCACGGTGCCCGAGGGCAAGAAGTGGAGCGACGGGCAGCCGATCACGGCGCACGACGTCGCGTTCACCTACACCCTGATGATGACCGACGAGGTCGCCCGGACCGCGAACGGCAGCTTCGTGGCGAACTTCGAGTCGGTCACCGCGACCGACGACCGGACCGTGGTGATCAAGACCAAGGCGCCCCAGGTGACGATGCTGGCGCTGGACATCCCGATCGTGCCCAGACACGTGTGGGAGAAGATCCCCAGCATCAAGGACCACCCCAACGACCAGGCGCCCGTGGTCGGCAGCGGCCCGTTCGTGCTGACCGAGCACGTGGCGGGGCAGTTCATCAAGCTCAAGGCCAACAAGGACTACTGGCGGGGCGCGCCGAAGTACGACGAGCTGCACTTCGTGTACTTCCAGAACTCCGACGCGGCGGTGCAGGCGCTGGGCAAGGGCGAGGTCGACCTGGTCAACCGGATGGCGCCCGCGCAGTTCGACTCGCTGGAGGGCAAGGCGGGCGTGACGCGGAACAAGGCGCAGGGCCGCCGGTTCACCGAGCTGCTGATCAACCCCGGCGCGGCCACCCGCACGGGTGAGCCGATCGGCGACGGCAACCCGGCGCTGAAGGACGTGCGGGTGCGCCGGGCGATCGCGCAGGCCATCGACATGGACGCGCTGGTGGCGCGGGTGAACCTCGGCTACGCCGAACCCGGTGGCGGGCTGGTGCCGCCGGTGTTCACGAAGTGGCACTGGCAGCCCGGTGAACAGGAGAAGCGCCGGTTCGACCCGGCGGCGGCGAACGCGGCACTGGACGCGGCGGGCGTCACGCGCAAGGCGGACGGCACCCGGTTGTCGTTGCGGCTGACCGGCCGGGCCGGACGCGCCTACGACGAGCAGGCCTCCGAGTACCTGAAGCGGTCACTGGGCGAGGTCGGGATCGCGCTGGACGTGCGGCTGGTGTCGGACAACCAGCTCAACGAGGCGACCACGGCGGCGACCTACGACCTGGCGTTCTCCGGGTGGTCGACGAACGTGGACCCGGACTTCATCCTGAGCCTGCACACCTGCTCGCAGCGGCCGGGTGCGGACGGCAAGGGCGGCACGACCGACGCCTACTTCTGCGACGAGACCTACGACCGGCTCTACGCCCAGCAGCTCTCGGAGTTCGACGAGGGCAAGCGGGTGGAGCTGGTGAAGCAGATGCAGGCGCGGTTCTACGACCAGGTGCCCGCGGTGGTGCTGGCGTATGACAACGCGCTGGAGGCCTACCGGTCCGACCACTTCGCGCGGTTCACGACGCAGCCGGCGCAGGGTGGCGTGATCATGGCGCAGCACGGTGTGTGGGGCTACTACGGTGCCGAGCCCGCCGACGCGCGTGCGTCGGCGGCGGGGCTGAGCACGACTGCTCTCGTGGTCGGCGGCGTGGTGCTGCTGGGTCTTGTGGTGGTGGTGTTCGTCGTGGTGAGCAGGCGGCGGGCGACGATCGGGGAGCGCGAGTAG
- a CDS encoding class I SAM-dependent methyltransferase, translated as MTRYDTVEAASYRVAREIPLSGLSSWRTALAPYLLPGRTVLDLGAGTGLFVRAFRDWFPAVRVVAVEPAEAMRAASGLDVLTGAADAIPLPDDSVDVVWMSTVVHHIPDLAAAGAELRRVLRPGGRVVLRSLFRDRHTGIGLFRFFPEAVRALAGFPTVAEVADGLGFAVERLQPVPQVTAESLRAKVHTLRWEADTVLRSLSRQEYDRGVAALTAAALQEDGPVIDHLDLLVLKTVGAV; from the coding sequence ATGACCCGCTATGACACCGTCGAGGCCGCCTCCTACCGGGTGGCCCGTGAGATCCCGCTGTCCGGGTTGTCGTCGTGGCGCACGGCGCTCGCGCCCTACCTGCTGCCCGGCCGCACCGTGCTCGACCTCGGCGCGGGCACCGGCCTGTTCGTGCGCGCCTTCCGCGACTGGTTCCCCGCCGTCCGGGTGGTCGCGGTCGAACCGGCCGAGGCGATGCGCGCGGCGTCCGGGCTCGACGTGCTGACCGGTGCCGCCGACGCGATCCCGCTGCCCGACGACTCCGTGGACGTGGTGTGGATGTCCACAGTGGTGCACCACATCCCGGACCTGGCCGCGGCCGGTGCCGAGCTGCGCCGGGTGCTGCGGCCGGGCGGACGGGTCGTGCTGCGGTCGTTGTTCCGCGACCGGCACACCGGCATCGGGTTGTTCCGGTTCTTCCCCGAGGCCGTGCGGGCACTGGCCGGGTTCCCGACCGTCGCGGAGGTGGCCGACGGCCTGGGTTTCGCGGTGGAACGGCTGCAGCCGGTGCCGCAGGTGACAGCGGAGTCGTTGCGCGCCAAGGTGCACACGCTGCGCTGGGAGGCCGACACGGTGCTGCGGTCACTGTCGCGACAGGAGTACGACCGCGGCGTCGCAGCCCTGACCGCCGCGGCCCTGCAGGAGGACGGACCGGTCATCGACCACCTCGACCTGCTGGTCCTCAAAACTGTCGGTGCCGTCTGA
- a CDS encoding M20/M25/M40 family metallo-hydrolase, which produces MTLDVAQLCAQLIRFDTTNRGGGDSAGEREAAEHVATVLSDSGVQPTLLEPAPRRTNVLARIPGTDPTLPAVLVQAHLDVVPADPAEWSFDPFGGEIRDGFVHGRGAVDMKDMAAMTLAVVHRWHTEGRRPRRDVVLAFVADEEDLGACGAHWLVEHHARHFAGVQAAISESGAFSYDVDGVRLYPIGTAERGTSHMKLTATGRAGHGSRRNPDNPVTALVTTLARIAAHQHPVVLTPTVEAFLVGAGKALGVEVDLDDVDATIARLGPAAKLVENTVRCSTTPTVLNAGYKVNVIPGTATAQLDVRTLPGTVDEVLATIDSLLAPGVTRELINHQAPVEAPVDTPWFTAMAEALRDEDPSAVIVPYCLGGGTDAKAFSRLGIHSYGFSPLLLPTEGYDYRAMAHGIDERVPVDGLEFGARVLDRFLTS; this is translated from the coding sequence ATGACGCTGGACGTGGCGCAGCTGTGCGCGCAGCTCATCCGGTTCGACACCACCAACCGCGGCGGCGGCGACTCCGCGGGCGAACGCGAGGCCGCCGAGCACGTCGCGACCGTGCTCAGCGACAGCGGCGTGCAGCCGACGTTGCTCGAACCCGCGCCACGGCGCACCAACGTCCTGGCCCGCATCCCCGGCACCGACCCCACCCTGCCCGCGGTCCTGGTCCAGGCCCACCTCGACGTCGTGCCCGCCGATCCCGCCGAGTGGAGCTTCGACCCGTTCGGCGGCGAGATCCGCGACGGGTTCGTCCACGGCCGCGGCGCCGTGGACATGAAGGACATGGCCGCCATGACGCTCGCGGTGGTGCACCGCTGGCACACCGAGGGCCGCCGGCCGCGCCGCGACGTCGTGCTCGCGTTCGTCGCCGACGAGGAGGACCTGGGCGCGTGCGGGGCGCACTGGCTCGTCGAGCACCACGCCCGCCACTTCGCCGGGGTGCAGGCCGCGATCAGCGAGTCCGGCGCGTTCTCCTACGACGTCGACGGCGTGCGCCTCTACCCGATCGGCACCGCCGAGCGCGGCACCTCCCACATGAAGCTCACCGCCACCGGACGCGCCGGGCACGGCTCGCGGCGCAACCCCGACAACCCCGTCACCGCCCTGGTCACCACACTCGCCCGCATCGCCGCCCACCAGCACCCGGTCGTGCTCACCCCGACCGTGGAGGCGTTCCTGGTCGGCGCGGGCAAGGCCCTCGGCGTCGAGGTCGACCTCGACGACGTCGACGCCACCATCGCCCGACTCGGCCCCGCGGCCAAGCTCGTCGAGAACACCGTGCGCTGCTCGACCACGCCGACCGTGCTCAACGCCGGCTACAAGGTCAACGTCATCCCCGGCACCGCCACCGCCCAGCTCGACGTGCGCACCCTGCCCGGCACCGTCGACGAGGTCCTCGCCACCATCGACTCCCTGCTCGCCCCCGGCGTGACCAGGGAGCTCATCAACCACCAGGCGCCGGTCGAGGCACCGGTCGACACGCCGTGGTTCACCGCGATGGCCGAGGCGCTGCGCGACGAGGACCCCTCCGCCGTGATCGTGCCCTACTGCCTGGGCGGCGGCACCGACGCCAAGGCGTTCAGCCGGCTCGGCATCCACTCCTACGGCTTCTCCCCGCTGCTGCTGCCCACCGAGGGCTACGACTACCGCGCCATGGCCCACGGCATCGACGAACGCGTCCCCGTCGACGGCCTCGAGTTCGGCGCCCGCGTGCTCGACCGGTTCCTGACGTCCTAA
- a CDS encoding epoxide hydrolase family protein, with protein MNTFRVEIPQSDLADLHRRLTSVRWPAQSQTPGRGRGVPAQELRALTGYWADGFDWRAAEERLNAFPQFVTEIDGQRIHFVHVRSERPDALPLVLLHGWPSTFAEYAAVITELARDHHVVVPSIPGFGFSVPLQKDWDIARTAAAFVTLMETLGHDRYGVQAGDVGAGIAGAMSRLSPAVVAMHVNGPSAHPFTGPIAVDGLAGVELARAERFNDFVATGLGYLQLMTTKPWTIGYSLTDSPVGLLAWIYEKFQAWCEVVDRDALLTAVSIYWFTGTGATSAEFIYESMNGPGAWGAAPAPTGFATFAADTGIRSLLDPGHEVAHWTEYDRGGHFPAIEVPDLYVTDVTKYFSAF; from the coding sequence ATGAACACATTCCGCGTGGAGATTCCCCAGAGCGACCTCGCTGACCTGCACCGACGTCTCACCTCGGTGCGCTGGCCCGCGCAGAGCCAGACGCCCGGCCGGGGGCGCGGGGTGCCGGCGCAGGAGCTGCGGGCGCTGACCGGGTACTGGGCCGACGGGTTCGACTGGCGCGCGGCCGAGGAGAGGCTCAACGCGTTCCCGCAGTTCGTCACCGAGATCGACGGGCAGCGGATCCACTTCGTGCACGTGCGCAGCGAACGTCCCGACGCGCTGCCGTTGGTGCTCCTCCACGGCTGGCCCTCCACGTTCGCCGAGTACGCCGCCGTGATCACCGAGCTGGCACGTGACCACCACGTCGTCGTGCCGTCGATCCCGGGGTTCGGGTTCTCCGTGCCGCTGCAGAAGGACTGGGACATCGCGCGCACGGCGGCGGCGTTCGTGACGCTGATGGAGACGCTCGGCCACGACCGCTACGGCGTGCAGGCCGGTGACGTCGGTGCCGGGATCGCGGGGGCGATGAGCCGGTTGAGCCCGGCCGTGGTGGCGATGCACGTCAACGGGCCCAGCGCACACCCGTTCACGGGGCCGATCGCGGTGGACGGGCTTGCCGGGGTGGAGCTCGCGCGGGCGGAGCGGTTCAACGACTTCGTCGCCACCGGGCTGGGTTACCTGCAGCTCATGACGACCAAGCCGTGGACGATCGGGTACTCGCTGACCGACTCGCCGGTCGGGCTGCTCGCGTGGATCTACGAGAAGTTCCAGGCCTGGTGCGAGGTCGTCGACCGCGACGCGCTGCTGACCGCGGTGTCGATCTACTGGTTCACCGGCACCGGCGCGACCTCGGCCGAGTTCATCTACGAGTCGATGAACGGCCCCGGGGCGTGGGGAGCCGCGCCCGCGCCGACCGGGTTCGCCACCTTCGCCGCCGATACGGGCATCCGGTCGCTGCTCGACCCAGGGCACGAGGTGGCGCACTGGACCGAGTACGACCGCGGCGGCCACTTCCCGGCGATCGAGGTGCCCGACCTCTACGTCACCGACGTGACCAAGTACTTCTCCGCGTTCTGA
- a CDS encoding M55 family metallopeptidase — translation MRIMISADMEGATGVTWTGDVVVGTEAWQRFRRLFTGDVNACVEGLVAGGATDVLVNEAHSSQRNLLLEDLHPGARLLTGRHKPLSMMQGVDSGVDGVVFLGYHAAAGATGVLAHTYLENSVTGVWLDGELASEGLLNAALAAEHGVPVLMVTGDDQTCVDARAYAPDARMVAVKECVSRYAAVCLPPAVAFSHITEAASAAMSRAGRGEGVVGPHRIEVEFDATHLADAAAVVPTVELVGVRRVGFDAVSMTEAMKAFKIVTHVAAGAIEGIYG, via the coding sequence GTGCGGATCATGATCTCGGCAGACATGGAAGGCGCCACCGGCGTCACCTGGACCGGTGACGTCGTTGTGGGCACCGAAGCGTGGCAGCGGTTCCGGCGGCTGTTCACCGGCGACGTCAACGCCTGCGTCGAAGGCCTGGTCGCGGGCGGGGCGACCGACGTGCTCGTCAACGAGGCCCACTCCTCGCAGCGAAACCTGCTGCTCGAAGACCTTCACCCAGGCGCGCGGCTGCTCACCGGCCGGCACAAGCCGTTGTCGATGATGCAGGGCGTCGACTCCGGAGTGGACGGTGTGGTCTTCCTCGGCTACCACGCCGCGGCGGGCGCGACGGGCGTGCTCGCCCACACGTACCTGGAGAACTCGGTCACCGGCGTGTGGCTCGACGGCGAGCTCGCCTCCGAAGGCCTGCTGAACGCCGCGCTGGCCGCCGAGCACGGGGTTCCGGTGCTGATGGTGACCGGTGACGACCAGACCTGCGTGGACGCCCGCGCCTACGCCCCGGACGCGCGGATGGTGGCCGTGAAGGAGTGCGTGTCGCGCTATGCCGCGGTGTGCCTGCCGCCCGCGGTGGCTTTCTCACACATCACAGAGGCGGCGTCCGCGGCGATGTCACGCGCCGGACGCGGTGAGGGTGTCGTGGGGCCGCATCGGATCGAGGTGGAGTTCGACGCCACGCACCTGGCCGACGCCGCGGCGGTGGTGCCGACGGTGGAGCTCGTCGGGGTGCGCCGCGTCGGGTTCGACGCGGTGTCGATGACCGAGGCGATGAAGGCGTTCAAGATCGTCACCCACGTGGCGGCCGGGGCGATCGAGGGCATCTACGGCTGA
- a CDS encoding pyridoxamine 5'-phosphate oxidase family protein, translated as MGKSYERIEPRLREFIEDQKVFFVATAPLAGDGHVNLSPKGREGTLRILDDTTVAYLDFGGSHAETIAHLRENGRITLMWCAFDGPPTVVRVHGRGEAVYRDDPRFAELVAGFGEADGPGVRAVVVVRAELISDSCGFAVPFMDYRCERTLHADYFGRKSDEEFREYTNKKPTNNKSIDGLPAVPLPLPPR; from the coding sequence ATGGGTAAGAGCTACGAGCGCATCGAGCCGCGGCTGCGGGAGTTCATCGAGGACCAGAAGGTGTTCTTCGTGGCGACGGCGCCGCTGGCCGGTGACGGTCACGTGAACCTCTCGCCCAAGGGCCGTGAGGGCACGCTGCGGATCCTCGACGACACGACGGTCGCCTACCTCGACTTCGGGGGCAGCCACGCCGAGACGATCGCGCACCTGCGGGAGAACGGCCGGATCACGCTGATGTGGTGCGCGTTCGACGGGCCGCCCACCGTTGTGCGGGTGCACGGCCGCGGCGAGGCCGTGTACCGCGACGACCCGCGGTTCGCCGAGCTGGTGGCGGGCTTCGGCGAGGCGGACGGGCCGGGGGTGCGGGCGGTGGTCGTCGTGCGGGCGGAGCTGATCAGCGACAGCTGCGGGTTCGCGGTGCCGTTCATGGACTACCGCTGCGAACGCACGCTGCACGCGGACTACTTCGGCCGCAAGAGCGATGAGGAGTTCCGCGAGTACACGAACAAGAAGCCGACGAACAACAAGAGCATCGACGGTCTGCCCGCGGTGCCCCTGCCGCTGCCGCCCCGTTAG
- a CDS encoding ABC transporter permease: protein MRAFLTQRAGMAGAVVLVVAGVVALVAPWLVPADALDVTRVGAAAWEPPGAQHWLGTDHTGRSVALLVVSGAGTSLFVGLTAAVLSVGIGTLVGITSGHFGGLAAGALLRVTDFFLVLPALVLAIALSTVLPRGLGTIVLAIGLTSWPSTARMVRAQTLTIEARPFVERARALGGGHLHVIGRHVVPSVVPLVLVNATLAVASSIVAESTLAFLGLGDPTRISWGAMLHQAQLHGAVPQQAWWFLLPPGVAIVVVVLAFTLVGRALEAVVTPKR, encoded by the coding sequence ATGAGGGCGTTTCTCACGCAGCGGGCCGGGATGGCGGGCGCGGTGGTGCTGGTCGTGGCCGGGGTGGTCGCACTGGTGGCGCCGTGGCTGGTGCCCGCCGACGCGCTGGACGTGACGCGGGTGGGCGCGGCGGCGTGGGAGCCGCCGGGCGCGCAGCACTGGCTGGGCACCGACCACACCGGGCGCAGTGTGGCGCTGCTGGTGGTCTCGGGTGCGGGGACGTCGTTGTTCGTCGGGCTGACGGCGGCGGTGCTGTCGGTGGGCATCGGCACGCTGGTGGGGATCACGAGCGGGCACTTCGGCGGGCTGGCGGCGGGGGCGTTGCTGCGGGTGACGGACTTCTTCCTGGTGCTACCCGCGCTGGTGCTGGCGATCGCGTTGTCGACGGTGCTGCCACGAGGGCTGGGCACGATCGTGCTGGCGATCGGGCTGACGAGCTGGCCGTCGACGGCGCGGATGGTGCGGGCGCAGACGCTGACGATCGAGGCGCGGCCGTTCGTGGAACGGGCACGGGCCCTGGGCGGCGGGCACCTGCACGTGATCGGCCGGCACGTGGTGCCGTCGGTGGTGCCGTTGGTGCTGGTGAACGCCACGCTGGCGGTGGCGTCGTCGATCGTGGCGGAGTCGACGCTCGCGTTCCTCGGCCTCGGGGACCCGACGCGGATCTCGTGGGGCGCGATGCTGCACCAGGCACAGCTGCACGGGGCGGTGCCGCAGCAGGCGTGGTGGTTCCTGCTGCCGCCGGGGGTGGCGATCGTGGTGGTGGTGCTGGCGTTCACGCTGGTGGGGCGCGCGCTTGAAGCTGTTGTGACGCCGAAGAGGTGA